A window of Streptomyces sp. DG1A-41 contains these coding sequences:
- a CDS encoding SDR family oxidoreductase, whose translation MPRLPHPTPEELRRDPLPLRGRTALVTGASRRGGIGHAVARRLAAYGASVYLHHHVPHDAGQPWGADRPEDVVASVRGALADPDARVVAGPGHLGDPDVPGELVGRAAEVLGGRLDILVANHAQSGFDGSLDEIDTAMLDRHWAVDTRSVILLAQAYARLRAALPPRTPGGRVMMMTSGQDLGGGMPGEIAYALQKGALASITRSLATTLAEHAVTVNTVNPGPVDTDYMTGEDYETIAALFPAGRWGMPDDPARLIAWLATDEAEWVTGQVIDSEGGFRR comes from the coding sequence ATGCCTCGACTTCCCCACCCCACCCCCGAAGAACTCCGCCGCGACCCCCTGCCCCTGCGCGGCCGCACAGCCCTCGTCACCGGTGCCAGCCGGCGCGGCGGCATCGGGCACGCCGTGGCCCGGCGCCTTGCCGCCTACGGGGCGAGTGTCTATCTGCATCACCACGTGCCGCACGATGCCGGCCAGCCCTGGGGCGCGGACCGTCCCGAGGACGTCGTCGCGTCCGTGCGCGGGGCGCTCGCGGACCCTGATGCCCGGGTCGTCGCCGGGCCCGGTCATCTGGGCGATCCGGACGTGCCCGGTGAACTCGTCGGCAGGGCCGCCGAGGTGCTCGGCGGGCGGCTCGACATCCTCGTCGCCAACCATGCGCAGAGCGGGTTCGACGGCTCCCTGGACGAGATCGACACGGCGATGCTCGACAGGCACTGGGCGGTCGACACCCGCTCGGTGATCCTGCTGGCCCAGGCGTACGCCCGGTTGCGAGCCGCGCTGCCGCCGCGCACTCCAGGCGGGCGCGTGATGATGATGACCTCCGGCCAGGACCTCGGAGGCGGCATGCCGGGCGAGATCGCCTACGCCCTCCAGAAGGGCGCCCTCGCCTCCATCACCCGCTCCCTGGCGACGACTTTGGCCGAACACGCCGTCACCGTGAACACGGTCAACCCCGGACCCGTGGACACGGACTACATGACCGGCGAGGACTACGAGACCATCGCGGCCCTCTTCCCGGCCGGCCGGTGGGGCATGCCCGACGACCCCGCCCGCCTCATCGCATGGCTCGCCACGGACGAGGCGGAGTGGGTCACCGGGCAGGTCATCGACTCCGAGGGCGGCTTCCGCCGCTGA
- a CDS encoding immunity 21 family protein, which produces MVRYAEPGVVEWVESGGGPLIAVPETVLPFWAGADGEETASDYDRACEVDGHVGLLPVGDCTALVLGDEPASTAYLPDQGMFVRWCAGDSEDELLASVPLAVDTAEWEPEVHWEVPGAVLLFDAAWPGADPSGSEGVRVVLERGRYAVRAARVQPGPETWLGLVQLRLLAPR; this is translated from the coding sequence ATGGTGCGATACGCGGAGCCGGGCGTCGTGGAATGGGTGGAGTCGGGCGGCGGGCCGCTGATAGCGGTGCCCGAGACGGTTCTGCCGTTCTGGGCGGGTGCCGACGGCGAGGAGACGGCGTCGGACTACGACCGGGCCTGTGAGGTGGACGGGCACGTCGGGCTTCTGCCGGTCGGCGACTGCACGGCCCTGGTTCTGGGCGACGAGCCTGCGTCGACGGCCTATCTGCCCGACCAGGGGATGTTCGTCCGGTGGTGCGCGGGTGATTCCGAGGACGAGTTGCTGGCGAGCGTGCCGTTGGCCGTCGACACGGCGGAGTGGGAGCCGGAGGTTCACTGGGAGGTGCCCGGTGCTGTGCTGCTTTTTGATGCGGCGTGGCCTGGGGCGGATCCTTCGGGGAGCGAGGGGGTTCGGGTGGTTCTGGAGCGCGGGCGCTACGCGGTTCGGGCGGCTCGGGTTCAGCCGGGTCCGGAAACGTGGCTGGGCTTGGTCCAACTGCGGCTCCTTGCGCCCAGATGA
- a CDS encoding rhodanese-like domain-containing protein has product MTTITVNPVLRVAPAAPAEAAIHFRAGLAFHTDVSDVAAALAAGGDPGFALVDSRSIEAWDQGHIPGAVHLPTALVREQAAQLLDRSVPVVTYCWGPGCNGAARAALALAELGYQVKEMLGGFEYWAREGFEFETWQGRERRAPDPLTAPAGAGDCGC; this is encoded by the coding sequence ATGACCACCATCACCGTGAATCCCGTGCTGCGCGTCGCCCCCGCCGCCCCGGCCGAGGCCGCCATCCACTTCCGCGCAGGCCTCGCCTTCCACACCGACGTGTCCGACGTCGCCGCCGCACTCGCGGCCGGCGGCGACCCCGGCTTCGCACTGGTCGACTCCCGCTCCATAGAGGCCTGGGACCAGGGCCACATCCCCGGAGCCGTCCACCTGCCGACCGCGCTCGTCCGCGAGCAGGCCGCACAACTCCTCGACAGGTCGGTGCCGGTCGTGACGTACTGCTGGGGCCCCGGCTGCAACGGTGCCGCCCGTGCCGCCCTGGCCCTCGCCGAACTGGGTTACCAGGTCAAGGAGATGCTCGGGGGTTTCGAGTACTGGGCGCGCGAGGGCTTCGAGTTCGAGACCTGGCAGGGCCGCGAACGCCGTGCCCCGGATCCCCTGACGGCTCCCGCGGGTGCTGGTGACTGCGGCTGCTGA
- a CDS encoding Lrp/AsnC family transcriptional regulator has protein sequence MTAYSPDATDWRILDVLQREGRAGFTELARAVSMSASAVTERVRRMEEAGVIQGYTAVVDPEKLGLPILAFVRLRYPTGNYKPFHDLVAATPEILEAHHVTGDDCFVIKVTARSMRHLEEVSGRIGALGSVTTSVVYSSPLPRRPLGR, from the coding sequence ATGACCGCGTATTCCCCGGACGCCACCGACTGGCGCATCCTCGACGTCCTCCAGCGGGAGGGCCGGGCCGGTTTCACCGAGCTGGCCCGTGCCGTCTCCATGTCCGCGAGCGCGGTCACCGAACGGGTGCGCCGCATGGAGGAGGCCGGGGTCATCCAGGGCTACACGGCGGTGGTCGATCCGGAGAAGCTGGGACTGCCGATCCTGGCGTTCGTACGTCTGCGGTACCCCACCGGGAACTACAAGCCCTTCCACGACCTCGTCGCCGCCACGCCCGAGATCCTGGAGGCACACCACGTCACCGGCGACGACTGTTTCGTCATCAAGGTCACGGCCCGCTCGATGCGCCACCTGGAGGAGGTGTCCGGGCGGATCGGGGCGCTGGGCTCGGTGACCACGAGCGTCGTGTACTCCTCGCCGCTCCCCCGGCGGCCCCTCGGCCGCTGA
- a CDS encoding SMC family ATPase, producing MRLHRLTITAFGPFGGTQSVDFDELSAAGLFLLHGPTGAGKTSVLDAVCYALYGSVPGARQGSGQGTALRSDHAAPATRTEVTLELTVAGRRLEITRQPPWERPKKRGTGTTLDKAQSWLREYDTTAGAWKDLSRSHQEIGEEITQLLGMSREQFCQVVLLPQGDFARFLRADAEARGKLLGRLFDTRRFADVEKRLAERRRATEAQVRDGDAELLADAHRMQQAAGDAMSLPDLAPGEPGLAEAVLGTAAVARSTAREQLTVAECTLAAAESAQAAAGRALDDVRELARLQRRFAQAQERAALLEERTEAYREAQKRMERARKAEAVAPALDLRETAEAEHRRAAAAEARARALLPETFADAGAAGLAAAARRAAEELGGLDSARRAERRLAELLDERAGLDRQERADAELLQEAEAWLDGWEETRTALQARVDSAQQASSLAEQLAVRREPARQRLKAARLRDQLAEDTNKAVEQARTAQEEALRAKQHWLDLKEQRLTGIAAELAANLTDGEPCAVCGATEHPAPARKIAGHVDREAEEHALAAYQRVDEQRAEDERNLGVVREALAAATAEAGDTPTEQLARELAELEEQYAQARRGAAELHAAQERLRQAGHEYERRVAARQEAAVRSAARVGHRERLESERAALEEELDRARGALDSVAARAAQLERRTALLTDGADAARAAEDTAQRLKDADARLADAAFRAGFDTPRDAAAAVLDDAAHRELQRRLDAWQTEEAAVRAVLAEADTATAARQRPADLTSAQLTADAAARRLREAASAHDAAARRCAELDRLSARATASVRRLAPLREEYDRVARMAGLTAGTSADNERRMRLESYVLAARLEQVAAAATVRLRRMSSGRYTLVHSDDRTGRGRSGLGLHVVDAWTGRERDTATLSGGETFFASLALALGLADVVTDEAGGVRLDTLFIDEGFGSLDDQTLDEVLDVLDSLRERDRSVGIVSHVPDLRRRIHAQLEVVKGRSGSVLRQRGVG from the coding sequence GTGAGGCTCCACCGGCTGACGATCACCGCCTTCGGACCCTTCGGAGGCACCCAGAGCGTCGACTTCGACGAACTGTCGGCGGCCGGGCTGTTCCTGCTGCACGGACCCACCGGCGCGGGCAAGACATCCGTCCTCGACGCCGTGTGCTACGCCCTGTACGGCTCGGTGCCGGGCGCCCGGCAGGGCAGCGGACAGGGCACGGCCCTGCGCAGCGACCACGCCGCGCCCGCGACCCGCACGGAGGTCACCCTCGAACTCACCGTCGCCGGACGCCGCCTGGAGATCACCCGCCAGCCGCCCTGGGAACGCCCCAAGAAACGCGGCACCGGCACGACGCTCGACAAGGCCCAGAGCTGGCTCCGCGAGTACGACACCACGGCCGGGGCCTGGAAGGACCTCAGCCGCTCCCACCAGGAGATCGGCGAGGAGATCACCCAGCTGCTCGGCATGAGCCGGGAGCAGTTCTGCCAGGTCGTGCTGCTGCCGCAGGGCGACTTCGCGCGGTTCCTGCGCGCCGACGCCGAGGCCCGCGGCAAGCTGCTGGGCCGCCTGTTCGACACCCGCCGCTTCGCCGACGTCGAGAAGCGCCTCGCCGAGCGCCGCCGCGCCACCGAGGCCCAGGTCCGGGACGGGGACGCCGAGCTGCTGGCCGACGCCCACCGCATGCAGCAGGCCGCGGGCGACGCCATGAGCCTGCCGGACCTGGCACCCGGCGAACCAGGACTCGCCGAGGCGGTGCTGGGCACCGCCGCCGTCGCCCGCAGCACCGCCCGCGAACAGCTCACCGTCGCCGAGTGCACGCTCGCAGCCGCCGAGTCCGCGCAGGCGGCCGCCGGCCGGGCCCTCGACGACGTACGCGAACTGGCCCGCCTCCAGCGGCGGTTCGCGCAGGCACAGGAACGGGCGGCGCTCCTGGAGGAGCGGACCGAGGCGTACCGGGAGGCGCAGAAGCGGATGGAGCGCGCCCGCAAGGCCGAGGCGGTCGCGCCCGCCCTGGACCTGCGGGAGACCGCCGAGGCCGAACACCGGCGGGCGGCCGCCGCCGAGGCACGCGCGCGTGCCCTGCTGCCCGAGACCTTCGCCGACGCGGGCGCGGCCGGGCTCGCGGCCGCCGCCCGCCGGGCCGCCGAGGAACTGGGCGGACTGGACTCGGCCCGCCGCGCCGAGCGGCGACTGGCCGAACTCCTCGACGAACGCGCCGGCCTGGACCGCCAGGAACGCGCCGACGCCGAGCTCCTCCAGGAGGCGGAGGCCTGGCTCGACGGCTGGGAGGAGACGCGCACCGCCCTCCAGGCCCGCGTCGACTCCGCCCAGCAGGCCTCCTCCCTAGCCGAACAACTCGCCGTACGGCGCGAGCCCGCGCGGCAGCGGCTGAAGGCGGCCCGGCTGCGCGACCAGCTCGCCGAGGACACCAACAAGGCCGTCGAGCAGGCCCGCACCGCACAGGAAGAGGCGCTGCGCGCCAAGCAGCACTGGCTCGACCTCAAGGAACAGCGCCTGACCGGCATCGCCGCCGAACTGGCCGCGAACCTCACCGACGGTGAGCCCTGCGCCGTCTGCGGGGCCACCGAACACCCCGCCCCCGCCCGCAAAATCGCCGGGCACGTCGACCGCGAGGCCGAGGAACACGCCCTGGCGGCCTATCAGCGCGTCGACGAACAGCGCGCCGAGGACGAGCGGAATCTCGGCGTCGTCCGGGAGGCGCTGGCCGCCGCCACCGCCGAGGCGGGTGACACTCCCACCGAGCAGCTCGCCCGCGAGCTCGCGGAGTTGGAGGAGCAGTACGCGCAGGCCCGCCGGGGCGCCGCCGAGCTGCACGCCGCGCAGGAGCGGCTGCGGCAGGCCGGGCACGAGTACGAGCGGCGCGTCGCCGCCCGGCAGGAGGCCGCCGTGCGGAGCGCCGCCCGGGTCGGCCACCGAGAGCGGCTGGAGAGCGAGCGCGCGGCCCTGGAGGAGGAGCTGGACCGGGCGAGGGGCGCCCTGGACAGCGTCGCCGCCCGGGCCGCGCAACTGGAGCGCCGGACCGCGCTGCTCACGGACGGTGCCGACGCCGCCCGCGCCGCCGAGGACACCGCCCAGCGGCTCAAGGACGCCGACGCCCGGCTCGCAGACGCCGCCTTCCGCGCCGGCTTCGACACCCCGCGGGACGCGGCCGCCGCCGTCCTCGACGACGCCGCCCACCGCGAGCTGCAACGCCGGCTGGACGCCTGGCAGACCGAGGAGGCCGCCGTACGGGCCGTCCTCGCCGAGGCCGACACCGCCACCGCCGCCCGGCAGCGGCCCGCCGACCTGACGTCGGCGCAGCTCACCGCCGACGCCGCGGCCCGCCGGCTGCGCGAGGCCGCCTCCGCACACGACGCCGCCGCCCGGCGCTGCGCCGAACTCGATCGGCTCTCCGCCCGGGCGACCGCCTCCGTCCGCCGGCTGGCGCCGCTGCGCGAGGAGTACGACCGGGTCGCCCGCATGGCCGGCCTCACCGCCGGCACCTCGGCGGACAACGAACGCCGGATGCGCCTGGAGTCCTACGTACTGGCGGCCCGCCTGGAACAGGTCGCCGCAGCCGCGACCGTACGGCTGCGGCGCATGTCGTCCGGCCGCTACACCCTCGTCCACTCCGACGACCGCACCGGACGCGGCCGCAGCGGACTCGGGCTGCACGTCGTCGACGCCTGGACCGGCCGCGAGCGGGACACGGCGACGCTGTCGGGCGGCGAGACGTTCTTCGCCTCGCTCGCCCTCGCCCTCGGCCTCGCGGACGTCGTCACGGACGAGGCCGGCGGGGTGCGGCTGGACACCCTCTTCATCGACGAGGGCTTCGGCAGCCTCGACGACCAGACCCTCGACGAGGTCCTCGACGTCCTCGACTCCCTGCGCGAACGCGACCGCAGCGTCGGCATCGTCAGCCACGTGCCCGACCTGCGACGGCGGATCCACGCCCAGCTGGAGGTCGTCAAGGGCAGGTCCGGATCGGTGCTGCGGCAGCGCGGCGTGGGCTGA
- a CDS encoding exonuclease SbcCD subunit D, which produces MRLLHTSDWHLGRSFHRVNMLAAQAEFIGHLVTTVRERAVDAVVVSGDVYDRAVPPLAAVELFDDALHRLADLGVPTVMISGNHDSARRLGVGAGLIGRAGIDLRTEPSAAGIPVVLADAHGDVAFYGLPYLEPALVKDEFGVEKAGHEAVLAAAMDRVRADLATRAPGTRSVVLAHAFVTGGEPSDSERDITVGGVAAVPAGVFDGVDYVALGHLHGCQTLSDRVRYSGSPLPYSFSEAEHRKSMWLVDLAADGSVDAERVDCPVPRALARIRGTLENLLADPELERHEEAWVEATLTDPVRPADPMARLTERFPHTLSLVFDPDRAEDDPEVSYARRLVGRSDQQIAEDFVAHVRGAGPDAHEQGVLRDAFDAVRADETVREVAR; this is translated from the coding sequence GTGAGACTGCTGCACACGTCCGACTGGCACCTCGGCCGGTCGTTCCACCGGGTGAACATGCTCGCCGCCCAGGCCGAGTTCATCGGCCACCTCGTCACGACCGTGCGCGAGCGGGCCGTGGACGCGGTGGTCGTGTCAGGGGACGTCTACGACCGGGCCGTGCCGCCGCTCGCCGCGGTCGAGTTGTTCGACGACGCCCTGCACCGCCTCGCCGACCTCGGCGTGCCGACCGTGATGATCTCCGGGAACCACGACTCGGCCCGCCGGCTGGGCGTCGGTGCGGGCCTCATCGGGCGGGCCGGCATCGACCTGCGGACCGAGCCGTCGGCGGCCGGGATCCCGGTGGTGCTGGCCGACGCCCACGGGGACGTCGCCTTCTACGGGCTGCCCTACCTCGAACCGGCCCTGGTGAAGGACGAGTTCGGCGTGGAGAAGGCCGGGCACGAGGCCGTGCTCGCCGCCGCCATGGACCGGGTCCGCGCCGACCTCGCCACGCGCGCGCCCGGCACGCGCTCCGTCGTCCTCGCGCACGCCTTCGTCACCGGCGGCGAACCCAGCGACAGCGAAAGGGACATCACCGTCGGCGGCGTGGCCGCCGTGCCCGCCGGCGTCTTCGACGGCGTCGACTACGTGGCCCTCGGGCATCTGCACGGCTGCCAGACCCTCAGCGACCGCGTCCGTTACTCCGGCTCCCCGCTGCCCTACTCCTTCTCGGAGGCCGAACACCGCAAGAGCATGTGGCTCGTCGACCTGGCCGCCGACGGCTCCGTCGACGCCGAGCGCGTCGACTGCCCGGTGCCGCGCGCCCTGGCCCGGATCCGGGGCACGCTGGAGAACCTGCTCGCCGACCCGGAGCTGGAGCGGCACGAGGAGGCATGGGTCGAGGCGACGCTCACCGACCCGGTCCGTCCGGCCGACCCGATGGCCCGGCTCACCGAGCGCTTCCCGCACACCCTCAGCCTCGTCTTCGACCCCGACCGGGCCGAGGACGACCCCGAGGTGTCGTACGCCCGGCGCCTGGTCGGCCGCAGCGACCAGCAGATCGCGGAGGACTTCGTCGCCCACGTGCGCGGCGCCGGACCCGACGCGCACGAACAGGGCGTGCTGCGGGACGCGTTCGACGCGGTGCGGGCCGACGAGACCGTACGGGAGGTCGCCCGGTGA
- a CDS encoding MFS transporter yields the protein MATFTLTSLLCALAPTPATLIAARVLHGLSAAVMTPQVLSLIRAVFVHERDRARAVGAYGASIGAGVIAGLVGGGLLLDLDVAGLGWRMIFLCQRPRWRAAGRRPAPAPPALMPAGPAPGRRARG from the coding sequence GTGGCCACCTTCACCCTGACGTCCCTGCTGTGCGCGCTCGCGCCCACCCCGGCCACCCTGATCGCGGCCCGGGTGCTCCATGGCCTGTCGGCCGCGGTGATGACTCCGCAGGTGCTCTCGCTCATCCGGGCCGTCTTCGTACACGAACGCGACCGCGCCCGTGCCGTCGGCGCCTACGGTGCCTCCATCGGAGCGGGCGTCATCGCCGGCCTCGTCGGCGGCGGTCTGCTGCTCGACCTCGACGTGGCCGGCCTGGGCTGGCGCATGATCTTCCTGTGTCAGCGGCCTCGGTGGCGCGCCGCGGGCCGCCGTCCCGCTCCCGCTCCACCGGCACTGATGCCCGCCGGGCCGGCTCCCGGGCGCCGGGCAAGAGGCTGA
- a CDS encoding YigZ family protein: protein MQDEYRTVARAGVHETEVNRSRFLCALAPAATEQEAQDFIATVRKEHAAATHNCWAYVIGADASVQKASDDGEPGGTAGVPMLQMLLRRDMRYVVAVVTRYYGGVKLGAGGLIRAYGGAVGEALDTLGTRTRRRFRLATVTVDHQRAGKLENDLRTTGREVRDVRYGEAVTIEIALPDADVEAFRAWLADATAGTAGFEPGGEAYGDA, encoded by the coding sequence ATGCAGGACGAATACCGCACGGTCGCCCGCGCCGGCGTGCACGAGACCGAGGTCAACCGCTCCCGCTTCCTGTGCGCCCTCGCCCCGGCGGCCACCGAGCAGGAGGCGCAGGACTTCATCGCCACGGTCCGCAAGGAGCACGCCGCGGCCACTCACAACTGCTGGGCCTACGTCATCGGCGCCGACGCCTCCGTCCAGAAGGCCTCCGACGACGGCGAACCCGGCGGCACCGCCGGCGTTCCCATGCTCCAGATGCTGCTCCGCCGGGACATGCGGTACGTCGTCGCCGTCGTCACCCGCTACTACGGCGGGGTCAAGCTGGGCGCGGGCGGGCTCATCCGGGCGTACGGCGGAGCGGTCGGCGAGGCACTGGACACGCTCGGCACGCGCACCCGCCGCCGGTTCCGGCTGGCCACGGTCACCGTCGACCACCAGCGGGCCGGCAAGCTGGAGAACGACCTGCGGACCACCGGGCGCGAGGTGCGGGACGTGCGCTACGGGGAGGCGGTCACGATCGAGATCGCACTCCCGGACGCCGATGTGGAGGCCTTCCGGGCGTGGCTCGCCGACGCGACCGCCGGGACGGCCGGTTTCGAACCGGGCGGGGAGGCGTACGGCGACGCCTGA
- a CDS encoding histidine phosphatase family protein has protein sequence MIERAGAGPLRRLVVLRHAKSAWPLDVADHERPLAPRGRRDAPAAGRALAEADCLPDLALCSTAVRARRTWELAAAEWGTPPPVRYDRRLYAASPAGLLAVVHEVPAEVETLLLIGHNPGLEELVLALADDGLDDTLERVRTKFPTSAIAVLSWYGTTWRALTPGTALLTSMTVPRGAKK, from the coding sequence ATGATCGAGCGTGCCGGAGCGGGCCCGCTGCGCCGCCTGGTCGTGCTGCGGCACGCCAAGTCCGCCTGGCCCCTGGACGTCGCCGACCACGAGCGTCCGCTCGCCCCGCGCGGCCGCCGCGACGCCCCCGCGGCCGGGCGGGCCCTGGCCGAGGCCGACTGCCTGCCGGACCTCGCGCTGTGCTCCACCGCCGTACGCGCCCGCCGGACCTGGGAGCTGGCCGCCGCCGAGTGGGGCACGCCCCCGCCGGTCCGCTACGACCGGCGCCTGTACGCCGCGAGCCCCGCCGGTCTGCTGGCCGTCGTGCACGAGGTGCCGGCCGAGGTGGAGACGCTGTTGCTGATCGGGCACAACCCGGGACTGGAGGAACTGGTCCTGGCGCTCGCCGATGACGGTCTCGACGACACCCTGGAGCGGGTCCGCACGAAGTTCCCGACCTCGGCCATCGCCGTACTGTCCTGGTACGGCACGACCTGGCGCGCCCTCACCCCCGGCACCGCGCTGCTCACCTCCATGACCGTGCCCCGGGGCGCGAAGAAGTAG
- a CDS encoding ABC transporter ATP-binding protein, whose protein sequence is MSGAGAGAGVSGAGLRAERVGRRAGGRIVLDGVVLAPETGSTVGVLGPNGSGKSTLLRLLAGLLTPTAGVVTLDGTPLGDLPRRAVARRLATVEQQADTQVELTVADVVRLGRVPHRRAWTPTSPDDERAVRGALERTGLADRADQPWHTLSGGERQRVQIARALAQEPRELLLDEPTNHLDIHHQLDLLALITGLPVTTVVALHDLNLAAMYCDQVVVLSGGRVVAGGAPADVLTEKLIAEVYGVRAAVSREGPEQRPHVRFLGTLG, encoded by the coding sequence ATGAGCGGGGCGGGGGCGGGGGCGGGGGTGAGCGGTGCCGGGCTGCGGGCCGAGCGGGTCGGTCGCCGTGCCGGCGGGCGCATCGTCCTCGACGGTGTCGTCCTCGCGCCGGAGACCGGCTCCACCGTCGGTGTCCTCGGCCCCAACGGCTCCGGCAAGTCCACGCTGCTGCGACTGCTGGCCGGGCTGCTCACGCCGACCGCCGGAGTCGTCACCCTCGACGGCACACCGCTGGGCGACCTGCCCCGCCGTGCCGTCGCCCGCCGGCTCGCCACGGTCGAGCAGCAGGCCGACACACAGGTCGAGTTGACGGTCGCGGACGTCGTACGGCTGGGCCGCGTTCCGCACCGCCGTGCCTGGACACCGACGTCGCCGGACGACGAGCGAGCGGTGCGCGGCGCCCTGGAGCGCACCGGCCTCGCCGACCGCGCCGACCAGCCCTGGCACACCCTCTCGGGCGGCGAGCGCCAAAGGGTGCAGATCGCCCGCGCGCTCGCCCAGGAACCCCGCGAACTCCTCCTGGACGAACCCACCAACCACCTCGACATCCACCACCAGCTCGACCTGCTCGCCCTGATCACCGGCCTGCCGGTCACCACCGTCGTCGCCCTGCACGACCTCAACCTCGCGGCGATGTACTGCGACCAGGTCGTCGTCCTGAGCGGAGGGCGGGTCGTGGCCGGTGGCGCCCCGGCCGACGTCCTGACGGAGAAACTCATCGCCGAGGTGTACGGGGTGCGGGCCGCCGTCAGCCGTGAGGGCCCCGAGCAGCGGCCTCACGTGCGGTTCCTGGGGACGCTGGGCTGA
- a CDS encoding iron chelate uptake ABC transporter family permease subunit, with protein MTVRGLALGAGGALLLAVSLALAITIGPADIRVADVWSVVAAHLSLGASDLTPIRDGIVWQLRLPRTLLAAVCGAGLAVCGAVMQSLLRNPLADPFVLGVSSGASTGAVVVVVLGVGGGAVSVSAGAFLGALVSFALVLLLSHTLGGTTDRVVLAGVAAMQLFSALTSFVVMTAADAETTRGVLFWLLGSLGGAGWTDVWLCLAVLAVTLVVCLSYARTLDAFAFGQDAAAALGVSVARTRLVLLCVTALLTAALVSSAGAIGFVGLVLPHAARALAGPGHVRLLPVTALAGAVFLVWVDTLARTVLDPQEVPVGVVTSLIGVPAFVAVLYRTRRVR; from the coding sequence GTGACCGTCCGCGGGCTCGCGCTCGGTGCCGGAGGGGCCCTGCTGCTGGCCGTCTCCCTGGCCCTGGCGATCACCATCGGCCCGGCCGACATCCGGGTCGCCGACGTCTGGTCCGTCGTCGCGGCGCACCTCTCCCTCGGCGCCTCGGACCTGACGCCGATCCGCGACGGGATCGTCTGGCAGCTGCGGCTGCCGCGCACCCTGCTCGCCGCCGTGTGCGGGGCCGGACTGGCCGTGTGCGGGGCGGTGATGCAGTCGCTGCTGCGCAACCCGCTCGCCGACCCGTTCGTGCTCGGGGTGTCCTCCGGCGCCTCCACCGGCGCGGTCGTGGTCGTCGTCCTGGGCGTGGGCGGCGGTGCCGTCTCGGTCTCCGCGGGCGCGTTCCTCGGCGCCCTGGTGTCCTTCGCGCTGGTGCTGCTGCTCAGCCACACCCTCGGCGGCACCACCGACCGGGTCGTCCTCGCAGGCGTCGCCGCCATGCAGCTCTTCTCCGCGCTCACCTCGTTCGTCGTGATGACCGCCGCCGACGCCGAGACGACCCGGGGCGTGCTGTTCTGGCTCCTCGGCTCGCTCGGCGGCGCCGGCTGGACCGATGTGTGGCTGTGCCTGGCCGTCCTGGCCGTGACGCTGGTGGTCTGCCTGTCGTACGCCCGTACCCTCGACGCCTTCGCCTTCGGGCAGGACGCGGCGGCCGCGCTCGGGGTGTCCGTGGCCCGCACCCGGCTGGTGCTGCTGTGCGTCACGGCCCTGCTCACGGCCGCGCTGGTCAGCTCTGCCGGGGCGATCGGCTTCGTCGGGCTGGTCCTGCCGCACGCGGCGCGGGCCTTGGCCGGTCCCGGGCATGTCCGGCTGCTGCCGGTCACCGCGCTCGCCGGTGCGGTGTTCCTGGTGTGGGTGGACACGCTGGCCCGTACGGTGCTGGATCCGCAGGAGGTGCCGGTGGGAGTCGTGACGTCGCTGATCGGGGTGCCGGCGTTCGTGGCGGTGCTGTACCGGACGCGGAGGGTGCGATGA